CTGTTGGACCTTGAGGCGCTTCTCCTCTGACACCCGGCCCGGTTGGTGCAGGGCCCGGGAAACCGTGATCGGCGACACCCCGGCGATGCGAGCCACTTCCTCGATGCGCACGGGTTTTCGCTCCCCTCCGTTCTCGGGAGTGACCGGCCTTCCGATACGGATCACTTGGTCGAAGGTTGGTGACACGAATCCCCCGCCTGGGTCCCCAATCATCACAATGCCTGGGTCAAAACCGTCCGATCGTCAACCGGCCGCGCGACTTGGATCAGACAGTCGCCTGCCTGGCTATCGGCAGGGAGCCTGCGCGCAATGACAATCCCCGCTTCGTGGAACCGAAGCGTTTCCTCGGTCGCATCGACCCGGCTGAGATCGTGATACCACCCCGCGACGTCACCTTTCTGCACTCGGACTCCAAGAGCGACAGCAGGTTCGAACCAACCCCGACGGGTAGCGAAGATCGATTGCTCATGGCTGTCCAGGGCGAGCAGCTGCATGGGAGCAGCATCAACGCTCGGTGCGCCAAGAACGGGCTCGTCGACGGCGCCGAGCGCCAGCAGAACGTTGTCGATCGCCCGGCTTGTCGCGGCCATGGTTGCGGGGGTGACCGTCCCTCCGCCGCCGAACTCGCCGCTGAGCCCGATGGCGCCGGCCCTTGCGGCGGCGGCCATGGATGTCGGCGCCGTTGCGCCATTCTCGGCAATAAAGCCGTGACCGAGGCCCGTCGCCTTCATGAGGTCCAGGGCCCGTGCGAACCGATCCGGCGGTCCTTGCCTCTCAATGAGGGCACAAGGCAGGTGGGCCATTGTCGTTCCTCCGGAGTGGAGGTCGAAGATCACATCGTGGCGGGGGAACAGCTCCCGCTCCAGGAAATAGGCGATGCGAAAGGTCGGCGACCCAGCGAGGTCTCCCGGGAAGGCCCTGTTGAGATTGCCGTCGTCGAGAGGCGAGCGTCGCCGCGCGGCCATCACGGCTGGGGTATTGGCGAGGGGCAGGATTGTGATCTCGCCCTTGACCATGTCCGGCTCAAGACGACGGATGAGGCGCATCAGCGAGAACTCACCTTCATATTCGTCGCCATGATTGCCTGCCATCAGCAGGACGCGCGGGCCGGTCCCTCGCTTGATCCGCACCATCGGCACTTTGACCTGGAAGTAAGGTGAGCGATCGACAGAAAAGGGAATGCTAAGAAAGTCGGTCGACTTTCCTTCTGCCGCGAAATCAAGCGAATGGTATACGCCGGTATGCATGAAGAATAACCTTGGAAAAGGCGGCGGCAATATCTCACCGCCGCTATATTTCGGCCGTTGGGCTTACATCTGCGGCAGAGTCTGGGCTTCCTTGAAGTGCTTGAGCTGAAGCTCACCCAGTTTTCCGTTCAGACGATTGTAGAACAGGAAAGTGTTGACCCAGTTGAGAAGGTTCTGCTCTCCTTGGGCGACGCCGACATGGGCCGGAGACTGACGGATCAGGAACTTCAGCTCGACTTCCTTGCCGGCGTTGTCCTCGGCGACCTTCAGGGCGATCGCGCTGTTCTCGGCGAATGTCTCCGCCTGCCCCGACAAGTATGCCGCTATCGCAGAAGGCGTATCTTCAAAGCGTACGAGCTTCGTGTCCTTGGCATTGTCCGTAAGCCACACGTCGAGCGTGCTGCCCTTTGCGACCGCAATCGAGCGCCCCTTCAGATCGGCGGGGTTCTTGGTGACGGGCAGGCTCTTCGGACCGAAGACACCCAGGTTCACAGCGGCATAAGGCTGGGAGAACATCACCTGCTGAGCGCGCTCCGGTGTGGCGCCCATCGCGGCAACCAGCACGTCGACCTTGCCGGCGAGGAGGCTCGGAATACGGCTGGCGCCCGTCAGCGGCACGATTTCGAGCTTCACGCCCATGTCGGACGCCATGAGCTTGGCGAGATCGACGTCCAGGCCTGCGGCTTCACCCTTGGCGTCCTTGAAACCCCACGGGGCAGCGTCCAGGAGCAGGCCGACCCTCAGCTTTCCTGCACTGAGAACGTCCTCAAGCTTGTCGGCCTTGGCCAATGTCGGAACAGCGACGAGAACGGCCGCCGCCGCGGCCGCAATCAGATTACGCAGACTTTTCATGTGAGATCCTCTCCTTGTGGTAGCCTCGTCGTAGATTGCCCCTCTGGCATGCTACTTGATCGAGCTGATGAAACTCTTGAGTTCCGGCGTCTGAGGGTTTGCGAACAGTTCAGCAGGCTTACCCTGCTCCCAGACCTTGCCCTGATGCATGAACACGATCTTGGAGGCCACGTTGCGGGCAAACCCCATCTCGTGCGTGACGAGAACCATCGTCATGCCCTGCTTGGCCATGTCCTCCATCACCTTGAGAACCTCGCCGACGAGTTCGGGATCGAGTGCAGAGGTCACTTCGTCGAAGAGCATGAGATGGGGCGCCATGGCCAAACACCGGGCAATCGCCACGCGCTGCTGCTGACCGCCCGAGAGCTGCTCCGGATAGGCATCGACCTTCTCGGCCAGTCCGACCCGTTCAAGCACGTCAAGCGCCAACTGACGCGCTTTCGACTTGCTGGCCTTTCCCGTGAGAACGGGCGCCAAGGTAATGTTTTTCTCGACGGTGAGATGCGGAAAGAGATTGAACGCCTGAAACACGATTCCGACGCGTTGCCGGAACTGCCGCAGATCCCGCATATCCGTCCGGACGGTCTTACCCTCCACTCGGATTTCTCCGGCATCGACCCGCTCAAGCGCGTTGATGCATCGAAGCAACGTGCTCTTGCCCGACCCGCTCCGCCCGATGATGGTCACGATTTCCCCTTCGTCGATGTCGAGGGAAACGCCCTTCAGGACTTCATTCGTGCCAAAGCTCTTGCGCACATCACGGATTTCAACGAGCGCCATTGAGACGAACCTCCAGGGAGCGGGACCAAACGGTGAGAGGGAAGCACATTGCAAAGTAGATCGCGGCGACGATCGAGTAGATCAGCAGGGGCTGAAAAGTCGCTGCGCTTGCCAGCTGGCCTGCGCGGGCCAGCTCAACGAACCCGACGACGGACGCCAATGACGTTCCCTTGATGAGCTGCACCAGAAACCCGACCGTGGACGGTAGAGCGATGCGCAGCGCCTGCGGGGCGATGACATAGCGGAACTGCTGCCACCGCGTTATGCCGAGACAGGCGGCGGCCTCCCATTGGGCCTGCTTCACCGCCTGGATCCCACCGCGCCAGATCTCGCCGAGGAAGGCGCTACTGTAAGCTGCAAATGCTATTCCCACAGCCACGATGGCAGGAACCTCGACGTTCAGGAAAACAGGCACGCCGAAGTAGAAGAACATCAGCAGCCCGAGAAGAGGAATGCCCTGAACCAATTGGAGATATGCGGCTGCGACCCAGCGCAGCGGCGCGAACTTGCTGATCCTCATCAGAGCCAGCGCCAGGGCCAGAGGGGCACCCAGTCCGATCGCCAATGTGACGAGAACGATGGTCCACTGGAGAGCGGCGAAGAGAGAGAACAGGTCGGACGTTGTGAAGACGCGCATATGTGCCCCTATCAGCGCCGGGTCGGCCAGCGGAACGCCAGCCGGCCGACAATCGCGAACGCAACTTTGAACGCTATGACGAGTGCGAAGTAGATCGCGCAAACGACGGCATAGACCTCAAAGCTGCGATAGGTGCGGCTTTCGATGAAGCTGGCGGTATGGAACAGCTCCTCGGCTGAAATCTGAGATGCTATGGATGTTCCGAGCAGCAGCAGCACGAACTGGCTTGTGAAGGCAGGGTAGATATTGCGCAGGGCAGGTGCGAGCACGATGTGCCGGAAGACCTCCCAGCGGGATAGTCCCAGGCAGGCCCCCGCTTCAATCTGGCTCCGAGGAATGGTGTCGAGGCCGGAACGGATGATCTCGATCGCATATGCACCGAAGTAGATGCTCAGGGCGACACTTGCAGCCTCGAACGGGGGCAGCTTTATACCGAAAGCCGGCAGGACGAAGAAGATGAGAAAGATCTGGATCAGCGAAGGTGTGTTCCGAATGATCTCGATATAGCTGCGAATGAGCCATCGCACGGGACGTGGGCCGCTGCGAATGAGCATGGCTCCCAGAAGGCCGATGAGAGTGCCCGCAACGGCCGAAATCCCCGTCAGGGTAATCGTGAGAACGACGCCCTCGGCGAAGCGATCCTGGTAGCGCCAGAGCTGTTGAAAGTTCAGGCTCATGGCCGCCTACCTGAAATAGGTCTGATAGGCAGAACAGACCTGACCGCTCTCGTCCAACCCATAGAAGATCCGCCAGCGGTCAAGGCACGTGCAAGGATGAGAGATTCCGAACTCCACGACGTCTCCAACGACGAGGTCGGTCCCCGGCGACACCCTGAGAAATGCATGCTGATCGTTCAGCTTGCTGACCGTTAGGGGCTCAGTGGCGTTTACGGAGAGCAGGCAACCATCCCGGTAGATATTGAGCGGAATGGGAAGATCTTGATCGGACGAGACGTCCCGCATCCCCATGCCGCAAATGGCAAGGCCCGGTTCCGGACGCGAAAGCACCTCCGCCCAGAGCCGCAGCGCTGGAGTAAAGGCCGCGGCCGCGGAACGAATCGCACCGTCGACCTCGAAGCCCTTGCGCTCGTCCATGGCGCGCAGTGCGCGCTCATAGACGCCATGATCATGGAAGAAGATGGCGCCGCTGCGCAGAACGAGTGTCGCATTCCCGTCCGCGGTCGCAACCGGCTGCAAAGCCGAGACGATCAGATCGAAGAAGGCGGATCCTCCTGCGCTCAGCATCAGGGGAGCGTCTGGAGCGCACTCACGCACCAAATGGAAGGTCCGTATGGCGAGTTCGGAAAGAGCCTCGATCGCTATCCGGGTCGCCACCGGGTCGGCGCTGGCCACCGCCCCTTCATAGGCTGCCACTCCGGCGAAGCACACATGGCCGGGCGCCGACGCAATACTGCTGATCACGTCCTTCGCCGCGTCAATACCCCGGGCACCTGCGCGACCGCGCCCGACTTCGACAAGGACCGGGACAGGTCGACCGGCGTATTGTCCGGCGACCGCAAGAGCTCTGACGGACTGAGGCGAATCCGCGAAAACCCGCACATCGGCATCCGGATGCTCCTTAAGCAGCTCACCCAGCCGTCTCCCGCTGGCCTCCCCTCCGATCTGGTTCGCGAGCAGGAGCCGTCGGCAGCCGGCTTTCAAAAGAACGGCCGTCTGCTGAAGGTTGGCAGTTGTCGCACCCCAAGCGCCCTGCCCGAGCAGCCGTTTGACGATATCGGGAGACATCGGCGTCTTGGCATGGGGCGCGAGGGCCGCACCATGGCTCCTCGCATAGGCAAACATCTGCCTGCAATTCTCGCGAAAGGCGGCCTCGTCCAAGCTCAACACAGGCAACGGCATCGAGTTGTCGGCCGGGCGCCACTTTTGAGAAGCCACGGTTTCGAGGGAAACTGGGCTTGATCCCGGGGGTATGCCACGGAACGTCTCGTCGAGGGTTAGTCTAGGACCCGCCATATCTCATCCATCAAATGACAACGTTACCATAGCTTCGCCGGATACAAAGACAACGTTGTCATTGCCCATACGGCAATCGCCTTTAGTCTAATTGACGTGCAACTGCGTAAGTCTCCGATACGGCTTCGCGACGCGTTCACCGCAGGTCCGGATGCGGGTGCTGTTGCGGAAGAACAAAATGAAGACATTACGCCGTCAAATGCGAGCGGCTCCCGTTTGACTCTCGATGCGGCGTCGAGAGGAATCCCCCACAGGTTCCTTACTGGGTCAGGACTTGAAGCGCCTCACCTGAATCCACGCCCGAGACAGTCGAAAGGGCGGAGCAACGAGCATCCAGTCCTCCAAAGATTTCCTCTTCGCAGACCCGCCGATCACCGCAAAATAGTTTTATTAGTTCCGAGGGATCGACGCTGTCGCGGTTCCAGCTCCGCCTTCCCAGCGCAGACCAAATACGTGAGAGGATGGTCAGGACTTGACCAACAGGGAGAGCT
This region of Microvirga mediterraneensis genomic DNA includes:
- a CDS encoding succinylglutamate desuccinylase/aspartoacylase domain-containing protein; translation: MHTGVYHSLDFAAEGKSTDFLSIPFSVDRSPYFQVKVPMVRIKRGTGPRVLLMAGNHGDEYEGEFSLMRLIRRLEPDMVKGEITILPLANTPAVMAARRRSPLDDGNLNRAFPGDLAGSPTFRIAYFLERELFPRHDVIFDLHSGGTTMAHLPCALIERQGPPDRFARALDLMKATGLGHGFIAENGATAPTSMAAAARAGAIGLSGEFGGGGTVTPATMAATSRAIDNVLLALGAVDEPVLGAPSVDAAPMQLLALDSHEQSIFATRRGWFEPAVALGVRVQKGDVAGWYHDLSRVDATEETLRFHEAGIVIARRLPADSQAGDCLIQVARPVDDRTVLTQAL
- a CDS encoding transporter substrate-binding domain-containing protein, with translation MKSLRNLIAAAAAAVLVAVPTLAKADKLEDVLSAGKLRVGLLLDAAPWGFKDAKGEAAGLDVDLAKLMASDMGVKLEIVPLTGASRIPSLLAGKVDVLVAAMGATPERAQQVMFSQPYAAVNLGVFGPKSLPVTKNPADLKGRSIAVAKGSTLDVWLTDNAKDTKLVRFEDTPSAIAAYLSGQAETFAENSAIALKVAEDNAGKEVELKFLIRQSPAHVGVAQGEQNLLNWVNTFLFYNRLNGKLGELQLKHFKEAQTLPQM
- a CDS encoding amino acid ABC transporter ATP-binding protein produces the protein MALVEIRDVRKSFGTNEVLKGVSLDIDEGEIVTIIGRSGSGKSTLLRCINALERVDAGEIRVEGKTVRTDMRDLRQFRQRVGIVFQAFNLFPHLTVEKNITLAPVLTGKASKSKARQLALDVLERVGLAEKVDAYPEQLSGGQQQRVAIARCLAMAPHLMLFDEVTSALDPELVGEVLKVMEDMAKQGMTMVLVTHEMGFARNVASKIVFMHQGKVWEQGKPAELFANPQTPELKSFISSIK
- a CDS encoding amino acid ABC transporter permease, with amino-acid sequence MRVFTTSDLFSLFAALQWTIVLVTLAIGLGAPLALALALMRISKFAPLRWVAAAYLQLVQGIPLLGLLMFFYFGVPVFLNVEVPAIVAVGIAFAAYSSAFLGEIWRGGIQAVKQAQWEAAACLGITRWQQFRYVIAPQALRIALPSTVGFLVQLIKGTSLASVVGFVELARAGQLASAATFQPLLIYSIVAAIYFAMCFPLTVWSRSLEVRLNGAR
- a CDS encoding ABC transporter permease subunit codes for the protein MNFQQLWRYQDRFAEGVVLTITLTGISAVAGTLIGLLGAMLIRSGPRPVRWLIRSYIEIIRNTPSLIQIFLIFFVLPAFGIKLPPFEAASVALSIYFGAYAIEIIRSGLDTIPRSQIEAGACLGLSRWEVFRHIVLAPALRNIYPAFTSQFVLLLLGTSIASQISAEELFHTASFIESRTYRSFEVYAVVCAIYFALVIAFKVAFAIVGRLAFRWPTRR
- a CDS encoding alanine racemase produces the protein MAGPRLTLDETFRGIPPGSSPVSLETVASQKWRPADNSMPLPVLSLDEAAFRENCRQMFAYARSHGAALAPHAKTPMSPDIVKRLLGQGAWGATTANLQQTAVLLKAGCRRLLLANQIGGEASGRRLGELLKEHPDADVRVFADSPQSVRALAVAGQYAGRPVPVLVEVGRGRAGARGIDAAKDVISSIASAPGHVCFAGVAAYEGAVASADPVATRIAIEALSELAIRTFHLVRECAPDAPLMLSAGGSAFFDLIVSALQPVATADGNATLVLRSGAIFFHDHGVYERALRAMDERKGFEVDGAIRSAAAAFTPALRLWAEVLSRPEPGLAICGMGMRDVSSDQDLPIPLNIYRDGCLLSVNATEPLTVSKLNDQHAFLRVSPGTDLVVGDVVEFGISHPCTCLDRWRIFYGLDESGQVCSAYQTYFR